Proteins encoded together in one Bombyx mori chromosome 24, ASM3026992v2 window:
- the LOC101742613 gene encoding uncharacterized protein LOC101742613 isoform X2, translating into MKYTLLLVVAFLAASFVSGAPTTNDEDQIIITTDFFPDELSVYSSQNDIISITVPLNSINFEDNDDDSDPDIILFFVEADLDNGEVKEYKGLYRYKNGTATKMLDDGTSSTASIDDSKLAFFGAKSGIYVYDNEDGSVKKYGTVDDSVIDIVKLNGTDALYVLTEDHTVYKVTEEGNKKVAVDGAKDAQQIMLDYSDNVYFYGPAKKPKVVTENGVQEILGLPENPAQVRLIKPPFVIENGVVFIVDNDIYTIFANGTSEKTDFKLDAKPTASAVEATLIQYYAYNKKIYEYNILTIILGELFDELKTFLEEKAEDIQSIATRSRSGFRA; encoded by the coding sequence ATGAAATATACGCTATTACTCGTCGTCGCTTTCCTGGCGGCCAGTTTTGTGAGCGGCGCTCCGACCACTAACGACGAGGACCAAATCATCATAACGACAGATTTCTTCCCCGACGAATTGTCGGTATACAGCAGCCAAAACGACATAATCAGTATAACAGTACCATTGAACTCAATCAACTTCGAGGACAACGAcgacgattccgatccggacaTCATACTGTTCTTCGTTGAGGCCGACCTCGATAATGGCGAGGTTAAGGAATACAAGGGCCTTTATCGATACAAAAACGGTACGGCCACGAAAATGCTTGATGACGGTACAAGCTCGACCGCATCCATCGACGACTCTAAATTGGCGTTCTTCGGCGCCAAATCCGGTATTTACGTTTACGACAACGAAGACGGCAGCGTTAAGAAATACGGAACGGTCGACGACAGTGTCATTGACATTGTTAAACTAAACGGAACTGATGCTTTATACGTTTTGACTGAAGACCACACCGTTTACAAAGTCACCGAAGAAGGCAATAAGAAAGTCGCTGTTGACGGCGCTAAAGATGCCCAACAGATTATGCTTGATTACTCCGACAACGTTTACTTTTACGGCCCGGCCAAAAAGCCGAAAGTTGTGACCGAAAATGGGGTGCAGGAAATCCTTGGCCTTCCCGAAAACCCAGCTCAGGTGAGGCTAATCAAACCACCGTTTGTCATAGAAAACGGTGTTGTTTTTATTGTAGATAACGACATTTATACTATATTTGCGAACGGTACAAGTGAGAAAACTGATTTCAAACTGGACGCAAAACCAACAGCCTCGGCCGTCGAAGCCACTCTAATCCAATATTACGCTTACAATAAAAAGATTTACGAATACAACATCCTGACTATTATACTGGGAGAGCTATTTGATGAACTGAAAACATTTTTGGAAGAGAAGGCTGAAGATATACAGTCGATCGCGACCAGATCACGCAGCGGATTCAGAGCCTGA
- the LOC101742613 gene encoding uncharacterized protein LOC101742613 isoform X1: protein MLFWYTKMKYTLLLVVAFLAASFVSGAPTTNDEDQIIITTDFFPDELSVYSSQNDIISITVPLNSINFEDNDDDSDPDIILFFVEADLDNGEVKEYKGLYRYKNGTATKMLDDGTSSTASIDDSKLAFFGAKSGIYVYDNEDGSVKKYGTVDDSVIDIVKLNGTDALYVLTEDHTVYKVTEEGNKKVAVDGAKDAQQIMLDYSDNVYFYGPAKKPKVVTENGVQEILGLPENPAQVRLIKPPFVIENGVVFIVDNDIYTIFANGTSEKTDFKLDAKPTASAVEATLIQYYAYNKKIYEYNILTIILGELFDELKTFLEEKAEDIQSIATRSRSGFRA from the exons atgttattttggt ATACAAAGATGAAATATACGCTATTACTCGTCGTCGCTTTCCTGGCGGCCAGTTTTGTGAGCGGCGCTCCGACCACTAACGACGAGGACCAAATCATCATAACGACAGATTTCTTCCCCGACGAATTGTCGGTATACAGCAGCCAAAACGACATAATCAGTATAACAGTACCATTGAACTCAATCAACTTCGAGGACAACGAcgacgattccgatccggacaTCATACTGTTCTTCGTTGAGGCCGACCTCGATAATGGCGAGGTTAAGGAATACAAGGGCCTTTATCGATACAAAAACGGTACGGCCACGAAAATGCTTGATGACGGTACAAGCTCGACCGCATCCATCGACGACTCTAAATTGGCGTTCTTCGGCGCCAAATCCGGTATTTACGTTTACGACAACGAAGACGGCAGCGTTAAGAAATACGGAACGGTCGACGACAGTGTCATTGACATTGTTAAACTAAACGGAACTGATGCTTTATACGTTTTGACTGAAGACCACACCGTTTACAAAGTCACCGAAGAAGGCAATAAGAAAGTCGCTGTTGACGGCGCTAAAGATGCCCAACAGATTATGCTTGATTACTCCGACAACGTTTACTTTTACGGCCCGGCCAAAAAGCCGAAAGTTGTGACCGAAAATGGGGTGCAGGAAATCCTTGGCCTTCCCGAAAACCCAGCTCAGGTGAGGCTAATCAAACCACCGTTTGTCATAGAAAACGGTGTTGTTTTTATTGTAGATAACGACATTTATACTATATTTGCGAACGGTACAAGTGAGAAAACTGATTTCAAACTGGACGCAAAACCAACAGCCTCGGCCGTCGAAGCCACTCTAATCCAATATTACGCTTACAATAAAAAGATTTACGAATACAACATCCTGACTATTATACTGGGAGAGCTATTTGATGAACTGAAAACATTTTTGGAAGAGAAGGCTGAAGATATACAGTCGATCGCGACCAGATCACGCAGCGGATTCAGAGCCTGA
- the LOC100270770 gene encoding GTP cyclohydrolase I isoform X1, with protein MAAVNGKDLNSEAAVPPSSLIRRVSSRSIRNSISEEKENGDAPQKGSFVGKYKKAPEALKSFNLADAESELEVPGTPMTPRTSTTPGHENCTFHHDLELDHRPPTREALLPDMANSYRLLLTGLGEDPERAGLLKTPERAAKAMLFFTKGYDQSLEEVLNNAIFDEDTDEMVVVKDIEMFSMCEHHLVPFYGKVSIGYLPQGKILGLSKLARIVEIFSRRLQVQERLTKQIAIAVTQAVRPAGVAVVIEGVHMCMVMRGVQKINSKTVTSTMLGVFRDDPKTREEFLNLVHSK; from the exons ATGGCCGCCGTTAACGGAAAAGATTTGAACTCGGAAGCGGCAGTGCCGCCATCTTCGCTGATACGTCGCGTCAGTTCGCGATCCATACGTAATTCGATATCCGAGGAGAAAGAGAACGGTGACGCTCCTCAGAAGGGCTCGTTCGTTGGTAAATACAAAAAAGCTCCAGAAGCCCTGAAGAGCTTTAACTTGGCCGATGCGGAAAGTGAACTTGAAGTGCCCGGAACGCCAATGACGCCGAGGACTTCGACCACGCCTG GTCACGAGAACTGCACCTTCCACCATGACCTGGAACTGGACCACAGACCGCCCACCAGGGAGGCGTTGTTACCGGACATGGCTAACTCATACAGGCTTCTACTCACCG GCCTGGGGGAGGACCCTGAAAGGGCAGGGCTCTTGAAGACGCCCGAACGTGCCGCCAAAGCTATGCTCTTCTTCACGAAAGGATACGACCAAAGCTTGGAAG AGGTTCTGAACAACGCCATCTTCGATGAAGACACGGACGAGATGGTGGTCGTTAAGGATATCGAGATGTTTTCAATGTGCGAACATCATCTGGTGCCGTTTTACGGAAAGGTCTCCATCGGGTACCTGCCACAAGGAAAAATTCTGGGTCTCAGCAAACTGGCCAG GATCGTGGAAATATTCTCCCGCCGTCTTCAGGTACAAGAACGTCTGACGAAGCAGATAGCCATCGCGGTGACACAGGCCGTACGCCCGGCCGGCGTGGCGGTCGTCATTGAAGGAGT TCACATGTGCATGGTGATGCGAGGAGTCCAGAAGATCAACAGTAAGACGGTGACGTCGACGATGCTGGGCGTCTTCCGCGACGACCCGAAGACCCGGGAGGAGTTCCTCAACCTCGTCCACTCTAAGTGA